The sequence below is a genomic window from Chondrinema litorale.
GTGCTTGAAAATGTGAAACAGATGTTTAGCTGTATCTAGCTGTTAGTCAGAGATTTGTATTTGACCAGGTTGGTCAAAAAAGGTAGTATCAGTTTATCCCAAGCTAGTTGAATACGGTTATAAAAAAAATGATAATAGTCAGGGTGTTTATATAAATATAGTAAATATGCTGATTCGAATAATTAAAATTCTAATTTTTAAAATGAGATTTTAAGACAATCTTTGTAATAATTGTGATATTTACTCTACTAATATACCCGGTAGTTTAAATTTAAGAGATTTAGTTTGCCGAAAATATTTTAGTAATAAGCGAACCAATACTTATAAAATATCTCAAAAATTAAATCTCAATAAGCTTATTGGTTTGTATATTTATAATGATATATAGTACATATATCTTTTCTAAAGCATATTTCTATGGAAATCCCCGAGAAAAAGAATGATGTTCCTTCTCGATTCGAACTACAGGTTTTAAAGGAACTGAATGAGAAAAAGCAACAGACGGGTAGTGATAAAATAAACAGTTTTTTAAGTAGTATCCCTCAACCGTTTATAAAGGCTGGTGAATGGTTAAAGAAAATTCCGGGACTAGATAAAATTGCAGATAATACTAAACAAGCAGTTAGCGACTTATTTCAGAATTTTCAATCTGAGAAGTTTAGTTTCGATACAATTATTGAAAAATACAAAGACTCTGGTTATGTACAAATAAACAATCCAGATGATATTTCTACACTGGATTTAGAAGATATAGAACCGCTCATAGGCGATATTTGTAAGAAATATCAAACCTTGGTTTCTGAAGAAGAAAGCGACTATTCTTCTGCTGTGAGTTTACATGGTGTGCCAAAAGATGTTGTAGCCCTCATAAACCTAAATAGAAAGGCTGTAAATGAATATGCTGCTCACTATGGCTTTGATATAAGCTTAGAAAAAGAACGCCTTTTTGCCCTTAATATACTAGAGTATGCTGCTTCTGAAAATGAGTTTGCTAGAAAGTCTGTAATGGAACGTTTGGTAAATCAAACCAAAAACATGACTAATAAAGAGGCTAAAGAAGATTTAGACAAAACAACTTTTTTAAGTATGTTTTCCACTTTAACTAGTTCTATTAGTATTAAACTATTAAAAGCAAAAGTAGGAGGAGTAATTCCAATAAATGGAGCTGTTATAGGTAATGGCTTTAATGCTTATTT
It includes:
- a CDS encoding EcsC family protein — encoded protein: MEIPEKKNDVPSRFELQVLKELNEKKQQTGSDKINSFLSSIPQPFIKAGEWLKKIPGLDKIADNTKQAVSDLFQNFQSEKFSFDTIIEKYKDSGYVQINNPDDISTLDLEDIEPLIGDICKKYQTLVSEEESDYSSAVSLHGVPKDVVALINLNRKAVNEYAAHYGFDISLEKERLFALNILEYAASENEFARKSVMERLVNQTKNMTNKEAKEDLDKTTFLSMFSTLTSSISIKLLKAKVGGVIPINGAVIGNGFNAYFTSEVCSAAQFFYKQRFLIKKYGVEVIDLSEKDLKMLEKINKQEKDK